One Mauremys mutica isolate MM-2020 ecotype Southern chromosome 9, ASM2049712v1, whole genome shotgun sequence DNA segment encodes these proteins:
- the LOC123377838 gene encoding 40-kDa huntingtin-associated protein-like, translating to MAMAMAAAGGSGPAGPGVLGAAGAGGGWDGDFLARYRLVSAKLRKRFLRKPNVSEAAEQFGVLARELRAQESLPYAAWCQLAVARCAQSLFHGPGEAQALTEAARLFLRQERDLQQRLSLSGGFAEHLQASHSCFAFAARLHLELGQPALAAGLCLELGSALRDMEQPGQAAPHFQRAAELLAAAELPLEALHCLGELASCLLLTRDYDGALAVLTQAQLLAQAGPSPPSGAFLEVLVRCEVSRVLLLLLLQPPLPKLLPEHAQTLEKYCWEAFESGSGAGQLPQAGYLPPGLFLLLQSTVMACQEKDLEALKVLQAELWPLLSPEQNHLLHLVLQEMISPSGQGA from the coding sequence ATGGCGATGGCGATGGCGGCGGCGGGCGGCTCGGGCCCGGCCGgccctggggtgctgggggcggcCGGCGCCggcgggggctgggacggggACTTCCTGGCGCGGTACCGGCTGGTGTCGGCCAAGCTGCGGAAGCGGTTCCTGCGGAAGCCGAACGTGTCGGAAGCGGCGGAGCAGTTCGGGGTGCTGGCCCGGGAGCTGCGGGCCCAGGAGAGCCTCCCCTACGCCGCCTGGTGCCAGCTGGCCGTGGCCCGCTGCGCCCAGAGCCTCTTCCACGGGCCCGGCGAGGCGCAGGCCCTGACCGAGGCCGCGCGCCTCTTCCTGCGCCAGGAGCGGGACCTGCAGCAGCGGCTGAGCCTGAGCGGCGGCTTCGCCGAGCATCTGCAGGCCTCGCACAGCTGCTTCGCCTTCGCCGCCCGCCTGCACCTGGAACTGGGGCAGCCGGCGctggcggccgggctctgcctgGAGCTGGGCTCGGCGCTGCGGGATATGGAGCAGCCCGGCCAGGCCGCCCCGCACTTCCAGCGCGCTGCCGAGCTGCTGGCGGCCGCTGAGCTGCCCCTGGAGGCGCTGCACTGCCTGGGCGAGCTGGCCTCCTGTCTGCTGCTCACCCGCGACTACGACGGGGCCCTGGCTGTGCTCACCCAGGCGCAGCTGCTGGCCCAGGCCGGGCCCAGCCCACCCAGCGGCGCCTTCCTGGAGGTGTTGGTGCGTTGCGAGGTGTCTCgggtgctgctcctgctgctgctccagccgccGCTACCCAAGCTGCTGCCCGAGCATGCCCAGACCCTGGAGAAATACTGCTGGGAGGCCTTCGAGAGTGGGTCGGGAGCTGGGCAGCTACCCCAGGCAGGGTACCTGCCCCCAGGCCTCTTCCTCCTGCTGCAGTCCACTGTCATGGCCTGTCAGGAGAAGGACCTGGAGGCGCTCAAAGTGCTGCAGGCTGAGCTCTGGCCACTGCTCAGCCCCGAGCAGAACCACCTGCTCCACCTGGTGCTTCAAGAGATGATCAGCCCCTCTGGGCAGGGGGCCTGA